In one Capricornis sumatraensis isolate serow.1 chromosome 1, serow.2, whole genome shotgun sequence genomic region, the following are encoded:
- the CPN2 gene encoding carboxypeptidase N subunit 2: MPPGDWLRWACLLLLAGPTLPCPQGCDCFIREVFCSDEGLAAVPLDIPPHATDIIFVETSFTVVGSRAFSGSPNLTKVVFLNTQVCHFRPDAFGGLLGLQDLEITGGNFSNLSADIFSNLISLSKFTLNFNMLEALPEDLFQHMDGLESLQLQGNRLQTLPQRLFQPLRSLKTLNLAQNLLAYLPEELFHPLGRLHTLRLSNNQLASLPRGLFSRLGSLQELFLDGNSISELPPEVFTQLSCLEELWLQHNAISHLPRSVFSALPNLTFLSLQGNALQTLPAGLFAQSPGLVSLSLSHNQLETVPEAAFANLTSLRSLTLSHNALTHLPAGVFRGLKGLVKLYLSSNNLTVLHPTLFQNLSKLELLSLSRNLLTTLPEGIFDTNDNLFNLALYGNPWQCDCNLAYLFSWLHQYSDRLFNIQTYCAGPAYLKGQVVPALKEEQLVCPITRDHLGFQAPGPEDREPGGAWDLVAEERAARSRCTYSNPEGTVVLACDEARCRWLSVQLSPRQGSGSPGLPINASQEWDLKSSCGSVRVTVSIEALAGEP; the protein is encoded by the coding sequence ATGCCGCCCGGAGACTGGCTGCGCTGGGCCTGCCTCCTGCTCCTGGCGGggcccaccctgccctgcccccagggctGTGACTGCTTCATCCGGGAGGTGTTCTGCTCGGATGAGGGGCTCGCCGCCGTCCCACTGGACATCCCGCCACATGCCACAGACATCATCTTTGTGGAGACCTCGTTCACTGTGGTGGGCTCCAGGGCCTTCAGCGGCAGCCCCAACCTGACCAAGGTGGTCTTCCTCAACACCCAGGTGTGCCACTTCAGGCCAGATGCCTTCGGGGGCCTGCTGGGGCTCCAGGACCTGGAGATCACCGGGGGAAACTTCTCCAACCTCAGCGCCGACATCTTCTCCAACCTGATCTCTCTGAGCAAGTTCACCCTCAACTTCAACATGCTGGAGGCCCTGCCTGAGGACCTCTTCCAGCACATGGATGGCCTGGAGTCCCTCCAGCTGCAGGGCAACCGTCTCCAGACCCTGCCCCAGAGGCTTTTCCAGCCTCTGAGAAGTCTGAAGACCCTCAACCTAGCACAGAACCTCCTGGCCTACCTGCCCGAGGAGCTCTTCCACCCCCTCGGCCGCCTGCACACCCTGAGGCTGAGCAACAACCAGCTGGCAAGTCTGCCCCGGGGGCTCTTCAGTCGTCTGGGCAGCCTGCAGGAACTCTTCCTAGACGGAAACTCCATCTCCGAGCTGCCCCCAGAAGTGTTCACGCAGCTCTCCTGCCTGGAGGAGCTGTGGCTGCAGCACAATGCCATCAGTCACTTGCCCAGGTCTGTCTTCTCTGCCTTGCCCAACCTGACCTTCCTGAGCCTGCAGGGCAACGCGTTGCAGACGCTACCTGCCGGCCTCTTCGCCCAGTCCCCAGGCCTGGTCAGCCTGTCCCTGTCCCACAATCAGCTGGAGACAGTCCCCGAGGCAGCCTTTGCCAACCTGACCAGCCTCAGATCCCTCACGCTCTCGCACAACGCCCTCACCCATCTGCCGGCCGGTGTGTTCAGAGGCCTCAAGGGGTTGGTCAAGCTCTACCTGAGCAGCAATAACCTGACGGTCCTGCACCCCACCCTCTTCCAGAACCTGTCCAAGCTCGAGCTGCTCAGCCTCTCCAGGAATCTCCTGACCACACTCCCCGAGGGCATCTTCGACACCAACGACAACCTGTTCAACCTGGCCCTGTATGGGAACCCCTGGCAGTGTGACTGCAACCTGGCCTATCTCTTTAGCTGGCTGCATCAGTATAGCGACCGGCTCTTCAACATCCAGACCTACTGTGCTGGCCCTGCCTACCTCAAGGGCCAGGTGGTGCCCGCGCTGAAGGAAGAACAGCTGGTGTGCCCCATCACCCGGGACCACCTGGGCTTCCAGGCTCCGGGGCCGGAGGACAGGGAGCCGGGGGGCGCCTGGGATCTGGTTGCGGAGGAAAGGGCAGCCAGGAGCCGATGCACCTACAGCAATCCCGagggaactgtggtgctggcttGCGACGAGGCCCGGTGTCGCTGGCTGAGTGTCCAGCTGTCCCCCAGGCAGGGCTCGGGCTCCCCAGGACTACCCATCAATGCCAGTCAGGAGTGGGACTTGAAGTCCAGCTGTGGCTCTGTGAGGGTCACTGTGTCCATTGAGGCTCTGGCAGGGGAGCCGTAG